ACCTTCCTCAGCTTCTGCAATAAGACTGCACCGGCCGCTCGAGCCAGTAGCCGCTAGCTAGCTAAATTGGTCAGTAGCCTCTCCTGCGCCAAGTGCTTGCTCGCACTGCAGCAGCATCAGGCGGCTTCAGCGCGAccatggccggcggccgccactgcctgcggctgctgctgctcgtcctcgccgtgctcgcggctgcggcgggcggcggaggagaggcgGAGAGGGCGCCGGCGCTGTTCGTGTTCGGGGACTCGCTCATCGACAgcggcaacaacaacaacctcgCCTCGCTCGCCAAGGCCAACTACTTCCCCTACGGCATCGACTTCGCCGCCGGGCCCACCGGCCGCTTCTGCAACGGATACACCATCGTCGACGAGCTCGGTACGTACGTGTCTTCTCCAATCTTTAATTTGAGTGCGCGCGCTTTCTTCAGGCTTCCTACGCGAGCAGCCGTTTCTGAATTCTATATATATGCAACGGGTAGTAAATCACCAAGAGCATCATCTCCAGAATTAGTATATGAATTTAAAACAATTCTAGAAAAATTTAGTTGCACGTAGGATTATCTAGAACCTAAAAATCAATTAGATATACGATTATTGATGTTTGATAGTTTAGTTTTGATACTCTCTTTCACGCATAAAATAATTATTATGCTCGTAAATATTCCTCAGTACGTGTTTTTTAACATTTTAGCTAATTCTAAATTTTGGAATTTAAATCCAATTTTAGCTGATGCCCACAAAGCTAGCCACACATCATGCATGTCACattattcttctttttttgcgaAACATAGTACAGACGTTGGCACACATGTCGCGAAACATTTTCtctaattctaaaattttaaaatccAAATCCAATTTTGGCTGATGGTTACAGGCCACATAAACATCATGCATGTCACCTAAATCGACTCTAAACAGACAGTTTTAATATGCAACTCCCTTCCATATCATCGGGAAAAAAATAGAATGCAGTCTTGAGCAGCTTGGTGACAAATGTTGCTCCAGCTCAGACAAACAAAAACTGTGTTGCTTTTTGTCCAACAAAGATAATAGAAAATGTTGCTGGAGTACTTGTCCCATACTACCGCACAGATCACTGAATTCACAGATATCACAAGTCTGAATAACTATCTTTGACAGGGAGCATATAAACTAGAACTCAGGCCACTTTCATTTATGGAACACTTCAATAACTGTCTTGACAGAGCACTGAACCTCTGCTCTGGTGTTTGGGTTCTCCGGAACACGCACGGTGAGAAAGGAATCTTGTATGCATGGATGCAtgtaaatgaagtttatttgcaaaaaattttcacggatggatgtaactttttgcgacgaatctaataacgataataattgatgattggctacagcgatgctatagtaaccattctctaatcacataatcaaagatctcattagattctttaggaTTTCTAGCGCAAGattttggagttgattttgtaaactttctttatttaatattcttAATTAGCAGTCAAAGTGTTCTCTAGAATTTTCTAGTAAAAAACCAGACGGGGCCCATCAAATGCATCTTCTACTCGGGACTTGGCCAATCTTTTTGTTCTGTAGTAGTTGAATGTGTGAGTGCGTGACTATCAGCTTGCGTACTGAACTCTATGCACATGGGGGTAGAAATGGCACTGAACTCCATTCTGAACAGACGCTGAGTTCAATCAATCTGACAGATGGAGTGACTTCTACTTTAACGATCTGAACATGTATACTGTACGGTCACTGCAGTGTCGGATCAACTGAAGAAGCTAGCGTTGTTGTGTGTTGATTTGCAGCTGAGCTGCTTGGGCTGCCCCTGGTGCCACCCTACTCGCAAGCATCGTCCGTGCAGCAAGTCCTGCAGGGCGCCAActacgcctccgccgccgccgggatccTCGACGACAGCGGCGGCAACTTCGTGAGCATGTGTTCCCTTTCAACCAGATCGAAGAATGGGTCGAGCTTTAATTTATCTGCGAACTGATGCGATGCAGGCCGGGCGGATCCCGTTCAACCAGCAGATCCAGAACTTCGAGACGACGGTGGCCCagatcgccgccgcggccggcgcgccggcggcggcggagaggctcGCGAGGTCCATCGTCTTCGTGGGGATGGGGAGCAACGACTACCTCAACAACTACCTGGCGCCCAACTACGACACCCGGCGGCGCTACGACCCGCGGCAGTTCGCCGACCTCCTCGTCGGCCAATTCGCCTCCCAGCTCACCGTAAGCTAGCTAGTACAACCCGTCGCCCGTCGCCCGTCGCCGGCGATCGCCATTGCCATTGTTGCAACCTGATCTCGCAAAATTGATGTGCAGAGGCTGTACAAGGCCGGAGCCAGG
The Panicum virgatum strain AP13 chromosome 6N, P.virgatum_v5, whole genome shotgun sequence genome window above contains:
- the LOC120677439 gene encoding GDSL esterase/lipase At1g71691-like, whose protein sequence is MAGGRHCLRLLLLVLAVLAAAAGGGGEAERAPALFVFGDSLIDSGNNNNLASLAKANYFPYGIDFAAGPTGRFCNGYTIVDELAELLGLPLVPPYSQASSVQQVLQGANYASAAAGILDDSGGNFAGRIPFNQQIQNFETTVAQIAAAAGAPAAAERLARSIVFVGMGSNDYLNNYLAPNYDTRRRYDPRQFADLLVGQFASQLTRLYKAGARKLVVAGVGSMGCIPTVLAQSAAGRCSPEVDALVLPFNANVRAMLAGLNANLPGARFTYLDNFRIFKAILANPAAFGLSVVDRGCCGIGRNGGQITCLPFMPPCAERERYVFWDAYHPTAAVNVIIAREAFHGGADVVAPINVGQLARL